A region from the Aeromicrobium choanae genome encodes:
- a CDS encoding SDR family NAD(P)-dependent oxidoreductase, with protein sequence MNDADRIDADVAADDTISFSRLGYERRRPTWDDSDLADVSGKTVIVSGGTAGVGLGASRSLAALGAHVVMLGRSAERGKAAVQEITAATGAKVEWIHLDLASLESVRATAAELLERYGRIDVLINNAGGMWDTWETSADGIEMSWATNVVGPYLLTELLLERLGESAPARIIEMTSGGAYSQRLTLGELRGEEEAFDPKATYSRTKRAQIVLTELRGAELADRGIVAHVTHPGWTDSPGLRGSGAMQGFIRRFESDFRTPEQGADTAVWLAAAREPATTTGLFWHDRRPRETHRTDATRETEQDRRELVELLRRATGLAG encoded by the coding sequence ATGAATGACGCAGACCGCATCGATGCCGACGTCGCCGCAGACGACACCATCAGCTTCAGCCGCCTCGGCTACGAGCGACGCCGCCCGACCTGGGACGACTCCGACCTGGCCGACGTGAGCGGGAAGACGGTCATCGTCTCCGGCGGCACCGCCGGCGTCGGCCTGGGGGCCTCGCGGAGCCTGGCGGCTCTCGGCGCCCACGTCGTGATGCTCGGCCGCAGCGCCGAGCGGGGGAAGGCGGCCGTGCAGGAGATCACCGCCGCCACCGGGGCGAAGGTCGAGTGGATCCACCTGGACCTGGCCTCACTGGAGTCGGTCCGAGCCACTGCCGCCGAGCTGCTCGAGCGATACGGCCGCATCGACGTGCTGATCAACAACGCCGGCGGGATGTGGGACACGTGGGAGACCTCGGCCGACGGCATCGAGATGAGCTGGGCGACGAACGTCGTCGGTCCCTACCTGCTCACCGAGCTGCTGCTGGAGCGCCTCGGCGAGTCGGCTCCCGCACGCATCATCGAGATGACCTCCGGCGGGGCCTACAGCCAGCGCCTCACCCTGGGCGAGCTGCGCGGCGAGGAGGAGGCGTTCGACCCGAAGGCGACGTACTCGCGCACCAAGCGGGCGCAGATCGTGCTGACCGAGCTGCGCGGGGCCGAGCTGGCCGACCGGGGGATCGTCGCGCACGTGACGCACCCGGGCTGGACGGACTCGCCGGGCCTGCGCGGGTCCGGTGCGATGCAGGGCTTCATCCGCCGCTTCGAGTCCGACTTCCGCACGCCCGAGCAGGGCGCCGACACCGCTGTGTGGCTGGCCGCCGCCCGTGAGCCCGCAACGACCACCGGCCTGTTCTGGCACGACCGCCGCCCCCGCGAGACCCACCGCACCGACGCCACGCGCGAGACCGAGCAGGACCGTCGCGAGCTCGTCGAGCTCCTCCGCCGGGCCACGGGCCTCGCCGGCTGA